The following proteins are co-located in the Flammeovirga kamogawensis genome:
- the ilvB gene encoding biosynthetic-type acetolactate synthase large subunit — protein sequence MSTATKEMSNEEKVVGQTTKRVSGAEAVLMALLEEGVDTLFGYPGGAIMPFYDKLYHYEDKIKHYLVRHEQGATHAAQGYARVNHKVGVCIATSGPGATNLITGLADAMIDSTPMVAITGQVASHLLGTDAFQETDVVGISTPVTKWNFQVTKASEIPEAMAKAFFIARSGRPGPVLIDITKDAQFEEFDFEYKRCENIRSYRPVPVATEESIDAAAVLLNQAKKPYILVGHGVMLSKAEKELIAFAEKTGIPMASTLLGLSAVPVDHPLYVGYLGMHGNYGPNIKTNECDVLIAVGMRFDDRVTGDLSRYAKQAKVIHIEIDPSEIDKNVKTEVAIISDAKAALERLLPKVEKREHSEWIAEFHACDKIEKEEVLDYALGSSTEKVKMSEVIRMLSDKTDGEAVIVTDVGQHQMEASRYYEFKKTDSIVSSGGLGTMGFALPAAIGAKVGAPDRTVVSISGDGGYQMTVQELGTIFQYNIPVKILVLNNSFLGMVRQWQELFFDRRYSFTEMVNPDFVKLAESYYIKADKAETRESLSDKMDQWLASDGPSFLEVVVEQESNVFPMIQTGAAVSEVRLK from the coding sequence ATGAGTACAGCGACAAAAGAGATGTCCAATGAAGAAAAAGTAGTTGGCCAGACGACAAAAAGAGTAAGTGGAGCAGAGGCAGTGCTGATGGCATTGTTAGAGGAAGGAGTAGATACACTTTTTGGTTATCCAGGTGGAGCTATCATGCCATTTTATGATAAACTCTACCATTATGAAGACAAGATTAAGCACTACTTAGTGCGTCATGAGCAAGGTGCAACACATGCGGCTCAAGGGTATGCTCGAGTCAATCATAAAGTGGGCGTCTGTATTGCAACTTCAGGTCCTGGGGCTACAAACTTAATTACAGGTTTAGCCGATGCTATGATAGATTCGACACCTATGGTAGCAATTACAGGTCAAGTAGCATCTCATTTATTAGGAACTGATGCTTTTCAGGAAACTGATGTAGTTGGTATTTCAACTCCTGTTACAAAATGGAATTTTCAAGTAACTAAAGCTTCTGAAATTCCAGAAGCAATGGCGAAAGCATTTTTTATTGCAAGAAGCGGAAGACCGGGTCCTGTATTAATAGATATTACAAAAGATGCTCAATTCGAAGAATTTGACTTTGAATACAAGCGTTGTGAAAATATTCGTAGTTATAGACCAGTTCCTGTAGCTACAGAAGAATCTATAGATGCAGCAGCAGTATTACTTAATCAAGCTAAAAAGCCTTATATCCTTGTAGGACATGGTGTAATGCTTTCTAAAGCTGAAAAAGAATTAATTGCTTTTGCAGAAAAAACAGGTATTCCTATGGCTTCAACTCTTTTAGGGTTGTCTGCCGTACCAGTAGATCATCCTTTATACGTTGGCTACTTGGGAATGCATGGTAATTATGGCCCAAATATCAAGACAAACGAATGTGATGTTTTGATTGCTGTAGGTATGCGTTTTGATGACCGTGTAACAGGAGACTTATCTCGTTATGCAAAGCAAGCTAAAGTTATTCATATAGAAATTGATCCTTCTGAGATTGATAAGAATGTGAAAACTGAGGTTGCTATCATTTCTGATGCAAAAGCAGCTCTTGAGCGTTTATTACCAAAAGTAGAAAAAAGAGAACATTCTGAATGGATTGCAGAGTTCCATGCATGTGATAAAATAGAAAAAGAAGAAGTTCTAGATTACGCATTAGGTTCATCTACAGAAAAAGTAAAAATGTCAGAAGTAATCAGAATGTTATCTGATAAAACTGATGGTGAAGCAGTTATTGTAACTGATGTAGGTCAACACCAAATGGAAGCTTCAAGATACTATGAGTTTAAAAAGACAGATAGTATTGTAAGTTCTGGAGGATTAGGGACTATGGGATTTGCTTTACCTGCTGCTATTGGAGCAAAAGTTGGAGCACCTGATAGAACTGTTGTCTCTATATCTGGAGATGGAGGTTACCAAATGACTGTACAAGAATTAGGAACAATATTCCAATACAACATACCTGTAAAGATATTAGTATTGAATAATAGCTTCTTAGGAATGGTACGTCAGTGGCAAGAGTTATTCTTTGATAGACGTTACTCATTTACAGAAATGGTAAATCCAGATTTTGTAAAACTAGCTGAGTCGTATTATATCAAAGCTGATAAGGCAGAAACAAGAGAATCGTTAAGCGATAAAATGGACCAATGGTTAGCGTCAGATGGGCCATCTTTCTTGGAAGTAGTTGTAGAACAGGAATCAAACGTATTCCCAATGATACAAACAGGAGCTGCAGTATCAGAAGTTCGCTTGAAATAA
- the ilvN gene encoding acetolactate synthase small subunit, which translates to MEKQRFTLSIFTENVVGLTNRISIIFSRRKLNIESLTTSASEVEHIHRFTIVFNATESAAQKLSLQIEKQIDVVRCFLYEDKEMIYQEVALYKVAVDNLTDSDAVEDIVRKSHARILAAKADFMVIEKTGHEEDTQALYEALKPFGLLQFGRSGRIALSKERQEISTLLAEFEQENAIV; encoded by the coding sequence ATGGAAAAGCAAAGATTCACATTATCGATATTTACAGAGAACGTAGTAGGTTTAACTAACCGTATCTCTATTATCTTTTCAAGAAGAAAATTAAATATTGAAAGCTTAACAACTTCTGCTTCAGAAGTTGAGCATATTCACCGTTTTACGATTGTATTTAATGCAACGGAAAGTGCTGCTCAAAAGCTTTCATTACAAATAGAAAAACAAATTGATGTAGTTCGTTGCTTTCTTTACGAAGATAAGGAAATGATATATCAAGAAGTAGCTTTATATAAAGTAGCAGTTGATAATTTAACAGATTCTGATGCAGTAGAAGATATTGTACGTAAGAGTCATGCTAGAATATTAGCCGCTAAAGCTGATTTTATGGTCATTGAAAAAACGGGCCATGAAGAAGACACTCAAGCATTATATGAAGCATTAAAACCTTTTGGTCTATTGCAATTTGGCCGCTCAGGTAGGATTGCACTCTCTAAGGAACGTCAAGAAATTAGTACGTTATTAGCAGAGTTCGAACAAGAGAATGCGATTGTGTAA
- the ilvC gene encoding ketol-acid reductoisomerase has protein sequence MAEINFGGVVENVVMREEFPLTKAQGILKEETIAVIGYGVQGPSQAQNMRDNGLNVIVGQRKGGASWDKAVADGWVPGETLFEIGEAAEKGSIICYLLSDAAQIAVWPQLKEKLTPGKALYFSHGFGVTYHERTNIVPPKDIDVILVAPKGSGTSLRTMFLEGRGLNSSYAIYQDATGNAYNRTISLGIGVGAGYLFPTDFKKEVFSDLTGERGSLMGAIQGLFEAQYDVLRENGHSPSEAFNETVEELTQSLMPLVAKNGMDWMYANCSTTAQRGALDWKDKFRDAVRPVVEDLYRSVATGEEAQRSIDTNSQPDYREKLDEELRVLRESEMWRAGAAVRALRPENQEVEAEA, from the coding sequence ATGGCAGAGATTAATTTCGGAGGAGTAGTTGAGAACGTAGTAATGCGTGAAGAATTTCCATTAACAAAAGCACAGGGAATTTTAAAAGAAGAAACTATTGCAGTTATCGGATACGGTGTACAAGGTCCAAGTCAAGCACAAAACATGCGTGATAATGGTCTTAATGTAATCGTAGGTCAACGTAAAGGTGGTGCTTCATGGGACAAAGCTGTTGCTGACGGTTGGGTACCAGGTGAAACACTTTTCGAAATCGGTGAAGCAGCTGAAAAAGGTTCTATTATCTGTTACCTTCTTTCTGATGCAGCTCAAATTGCTGTATGGCCACAATTAAAAGAGAAATTAACTCCAGGTAAAGCACTTTATTTCTCTCACGGATTTGGTGTAACTTACCATGAGCGTACTAACATCGTTCCTCCTAAGGATATTGATGTGATTTTAGTAGCTCCTAAAGGATCAGGTACTTCTTTAAGAACAATGTTCTTAGAAGGTCGTGGTTTGAACTCTTCTTATGCAATCTACCAAGATGCTACAGGAAATGCTTATAACAGAACTATCTCTTTAGGTATTGGTGTTGGAGCTGGATATTTATTCCCAACTGACTTCAAAAAAGAAGTATTCTCTGACCTTACAGGTGAGCGTGGTTCTTTAATGGGTGCTATTCAAGGTTTATTCGAAGCACAATATGATGTGTTAAGAGAAAACGGACACTCTCCATCTGAAGCATTTAACGAAACTGTTGAAGAGTTAACTCAATCTTTAATGCCATTAGTTGCTAAAAATGGAATGGATTGGATGTATGCTAACTGTTCTACTACAGCACAACGTGGTGCATTAGATTGGAAAGATAAATTCCGTGATGCAGTTCGTCCAGTAGTAGAAGATTTATATCGTTCAGTAGCTACAGGTGAAGAAGCACAACGTTCTATCGATACTAACTCACAACCAGATTACCGTGAGAAATTAGACGAAGAATTACGTGTATTACGTGAGTCTGAAATGTGGAGAGCAGGTGCTGCAGTACGTGCACTTCGTCCAGAAAATCAAGAAGTAGAAGCTGAGGCGTAA
- the ilvA gene encoding threonine ammonia-lyase → MQETEEFVDLPSVESIVKAHRKLKDVVTRTPLMRNLNLSERYQADIWLKREDLQIVRSYKLRGAFNKISSLDKEEQKRGIVCASAGNHAQGVAYSCKLLGIHGVIYMPAPTPKQKVSQVRMWGKDKVEVVLIGDTFDDAYAAAMKRCEEEGRVFIHPFDDPKVIEGQGTVGLEILEDAKEEIDYLVMPIGGGGLSSGVGSYFQQISPATKIYGVEPEGAPAMKESIIQDRVVTLDKIEKFVDGAAVQRVGDNTFRIAKQFLEDVILVPEGKVCSTILRLYNEDAIVVEPAGALSISALDAIKDEIKGKKVVCVVSGSNNDIGRMEEIKQRSLIYEGYKHYFMIRFPQRAGALREYLIEILGPNDDICHFEYTKKVNREKAPAIVGIEVKSPEDFDALMIRMEKRGYKYELLNENEDMFHFLI, encoded by the coding sequence ATGCAAGAAACAGAAGAATTTGTAGACTTACCAAGTGTTGAGTCAATAGTTAAAGCACATAGAAAACTAAAGGACGTGGTTACGCGTACGCCTTTAATGAGAAACTTGAACTTATCAGAAAGATATCAAGCAGATATTTGGCTTAAGAGAGAGGATCTTCAAATTGTGCGCTCATATAAACTTAGAGGTGCATTCAATAAGATATCTTCTTTAGATAAAGAAGAACAAAAAAGAGGTATTGTATGTGCTAGTGCTGGAAACCATGCACAAGGAGTAGCATATTCTTGTAAATTGTTGGGAATTCATGGTGTTATTTATATGCCTGCTCCAACACCTAAGCAAAAGGTGAGTCAGGTAAGAATGTGGGGTAAGGACAAAGTCGAAGTAGTGCTTATTGGCGATACTTTTGATGATGCTTATGCTGCAGCAATGAAACGTTGTGAAGAAGAAGGAAGAGTTTTTATTCATCCTTTTGATGACCCTAAAGTTATTGAAGGTCAAGGTACTGTTGGGTTAGAGATTTTAGAAGATGCTAAAGAAGAAATAGACTACCTTGTGATGCCAATAGGTGGAGGCGGACTATCTTCTGGTGTTGGAAGTTATTTTCAACAAATAAGCCCAGCTACAAAAATTTATGGTGTTGAGCCAGAAGGTGCTCCAGCAATGAAAGAATCAATTATTCAAGATAGAGTAGTTACTCTAGATAAAATTGAGAAATTTGTAGATGGTGCAGCGGTTCAGAGAGTAGGTGATAATACTTTTAGAATTGCAAAACAGTTTCTAGAAGACGTTATATTAGTTCCTGAAGGAAAAGTATGCTCAACAATCTTAAGATTGTATAACGAAGATGCTATTGTAGTAGAGCCAGCAGGAGCGTTGTCTATATCTGCTCTAGATGCAATCAAAGATGAAATAAAGGGTAAGAAGGTAGTATGTGTTGTAAGTGGTTCTAATAATGATATTGGACGTATGGAAGAGATCAAACAGAGGTCTCTTATATATGAGGGTTACAAACATTACTTTATGATCCGTTTTCCTCAAAGAGCGGGAGCTTTAAGAGAATACTTAATTGAAATTTTAGGTCCGAATGATGATATTTGTCATTTTGAATATACTAAGAAAGTCAATAGAGAAAAAGCTCCAGCAATTGTAGGAATCGAGGTGAAATCTCCTGAAGATTTTGATGCTTTAATGATTAGAATGGAAAAAAGAGGTTACAAATATGAACTACTGAATGAAAATGAGGATATGTTCCATTTTTTAATCTGA
- a CDS encoding RluA family pseudouridine synthase, translated as MIEKKHLHEEFIIPKGGKSTRLDHFLSLQLPQKSRNLIQKQIKSSMVLVNDKKTKSSYIIKSDDKIQWFELYHKRIELVAYNYPLKILLEENEFIVINKPSGMPMHPGLGYYDTTLQNALKYHYMISKQPNALIKDSIVQRLDKDTSGVLVMAKTEAARELLSQQFQNMKPYRTYYALVWGKLKIKKGTIDEFIGRNPLNERSIEVSKDQSFGKKAITHYKVIKEFSNYSLVECRLETGRTHQIRVHMHFIGHPLVGDKRYEIPYLINDIALQNSIGRHCLHAKTLHFLSPKDGNTILKFDSELPIEISNLLK; from the coding sequence ATGATAGAAAAGAAACATCTTCACGAGGAATTCATAATACCAAAAGGAGGTAAAAGTACTCGTCTAGATCATTTCCTATCTTTACAACTTCCACAAAAAAGCCGAAACCTTATTCAAAAACAGATTAAGAGTTCAATGGTTTTGGTAAATGATAAAAAAACAAAATCTAGTTACATTATTAAGTCAGATGATAAAATTCAATGGTTCGAACTCTATCACAAAAGAATTGAATTAGTTGCCTATAATTATCCTCTTAAAATTCTATTAGAAGAAAATGAATTTATTGTAATAAATAAACCTTCAGGTATGCCTATGCACCCTGGACTTGGTTATTACGACACAACACTACAGAATGCATTAAAGTATCATTACATGATCTCTAAGCAACCTAATGCCCTTATTAAAGATTCTATTGTTCAACGTCTAGATAAAGATACTAGCGGGGTTTTAGTAATGGCCAAAACTGAAGCTGCTAGAGAATTATTATCACAGCAATTTCAAAACATGAAACCCTATAGAACTTATTATGCATTAGTTTGGGGTAAGCTAAAAATAAAAAAAGGAACTATTGATGAGTTTATAGGACGTAATCCTTTAAACGAAAGAAGTATTGAAGTCTCAAAAGATCAATCTTTTGGTAAAAAAGCAATAACACACTATAAAGTAATAAAAGAGTTTAGTAACTATTCTTTAGTTGAATGTAGACTTGAAACAGGACGAACACACCAAATTCGCGTACATATGCACTTTATAGGTCATCCACTAGTAGGTGATAAACGTTACGAAATTCCATATCTCATAAATGATATCGCACTTCAGAATTCAATTGGAAGGCACTGTTTACATGCAAAAACTTTACACTTTCTATCACCAAAAGATGGAAATACTATTTTAAAATTTGATTCTGAATTACCAATCGAGATTTCTAATCTCTTAAAATAA
- a CDS encoding site-2 protease family protein — MKEIKDSYQSESDVQIEAQPLKKKTVGMVWWKHLLLFLLTVCATTFAGAEWIYGKSVLMNELTPKEWIGSLSYSLPFLGILTVHEFGHYFTAKYYKLKVTLPYYIPVWLFSFGPSIGSFGAFIKIKSVIKTRTQFFDIGVSGPLAGFIAALFVLAYGFTHLPPPEYIYQIHPEYQKWGLDYAKYAYENLPMGESLSLGSNLLFEFFKHFVAPDPSLVPNGHEMMHYPFLFAGYLACFFTALNLLPFGQLDGGHALYSIIGTKWFNRLLPFTFAAFLFWGGLGLFSAYDSSDVLITYAPLYVAYLFFVSMNLFENKVSVALYAMSIFTLQFVFSTFTDGIVGYQGWLFFGFLLSKVLGLHHPPALYKKSVDTKRKIIGIITLIVFILCFTPTPFILE; from the coding sequence ATGAAAGAAATTAAAGATTCTTATCAATCAGAATCAGATGTTCAAATAGAAGCACAACCACTTAAGAAAAAAACAGTTGGAATGGTTTGGTGGAAACACCTACTACTTTTTTTGTTGACAGTTTGTGCAACTACCTTTGCGGGAGCAGAATGGATATATGGGAAATCTGTTTTAATGAATGAATTAACACCTAAGGAATGGATTGGTTCTTTATCTTATTCTCTACCTTTCTTAGGAATTTTAACGGTTCATGAATTTGGACATTATTTTACTGCTAAATATTATAAATTAAAGGTTACACTTCCTTATTACATTCCGGTATGGCTTTTTAGTTTTGGTCCATCAATAGGCTCATTTGGGGCTTTTATAAAAATAAAGAGTGTTATAAAAACTCGAACTCAGTTTTTTGATATTGGAGTTTCTGGTCCGTTAGCGGGTTTTATAGCTGCTTTGTTTGTACTTGCATATGGGTTTACACATTTACCTCCTCCTGAATATATTTATCAAATTCATCCTGAATATCAAAAGTGGGGATTAGATTATGCAAAATATGCTTACGAAAATTTACCAATGGGAGAGAGCTTGAGCTTAGGTTCTAATTTATTATTTGAGTTTTTTAAACACTTTGTAGCTCCAGATCCATCATTGGTTCCTAATGGACATGAAATGATGCATTATCCATTTCTATTTGCAGGATACCTAGCCTGTTTTTTTACAGCATTAAATTTATTACCATTTGGACAGTTAGATGGAGGGCATGCCTTGTATAGTATTATAGGAACAAAGTGGTTTAATAGATTATTACCATTTACTTTTGCGGCTTTTCTTTTTTGGGGAGGTTTAGGATTATTTTCAGCCTATGATTCTTCAGATGTACTAATTACTTATGCACCATTGTATGTAGCTTACTTATTCTTTGTATCAATGAATTTATTTGAGAATAAGGTGTCAGTTGCATTATATGCTATGTCAATATTTACACTTCAGTTTGTTTTTTCTACTTTCACAGATGGTATAGTTGGGTATCAGGGGTGGTTGTTTTTTGGGTTTCTATTGTCTAAAGTTTTAGGTTTACATCACCCACCAGCTTTATACAAAAAAAGTGTTGACACCAAGAGAAAAATCATCGGTATCATCACTTTAATTGTTTTCATATTATGCTTTACGCCTACTCCTTTTATTCTTGAGTAA
- the cas6 gene encoding CRISPR-associated endoribonuclease Cas6, with the protein MLKIVCADNDVFDKASFTFSGLKGQTKVGREGLHYFSKKATIVLTSPNKEFIDKIVKGLFQESHILLGNLMLQADYVEEEEVPEFKEAMKFLCISPIVPFHMIEGLNNKMFVNPLSDDFSDMLYDSTMFRMEKSGKYTPEQISSFFRFQVIPDQEYLARINRMDKKFARIYSVIKNGEIQEARGYTLPFEVMAAPEVQEFIYHNGFGELTTHGFGMLDIPNFNPKKTPYELSKDANITQE; encoded by the coding sequence ATGCTTAAAATAGTATGTGCTGACAATGACGTTTTTGATAAAGCTAGTTTTACTTTTTCTGGACTTAAAGGACAGACAAAAGTTGGCCGTGAAGGTCTCCATTATTTTTCAAAAAAAGCTACAATAGTTTTAACCAGTCCAAACAAAGAATTTATAGATAAAATTGTTAAAGGATTATTTCAAGAATCACATATTCTGCTCGGTAACCTCATGCTACAAGCAGATTATGTTGAAGAAGAAGAAGTTCCTGAATTCAAAGAAGCTATGAAATTCCTTTGCATCTCTCCAATCGTACCATTTCATATGATTGAAGGTTTAAACAATAAAATGTTTGTAAACCCTTTGAGTGATGATTTTTCTGACATGTTGTACGATTCAACAATGTTTAGAATGGAAAAATCTGGTAAATATACTCCAGAGCAAATCTCTTCATTTTTCCGTTTCCAAGTAATTCCAGATCAAGAGTATTTGGCTAGAATTAATAGAATGGACAAGAAATTTGCTCGTATATATTCTGTAATAAAGAATGGAGAAATCCAAGAAGCTCGTGGTTACACTTTACCTTTTGAAGTAATGGCTGCACCTGAGGTTCAAGAATTTATTTATCATAATGGATTTGGGGAGTTAACTACTCACGGCTTTGGAATGTTAGATATTCCAAATTTCAACCCTAAAAAGACTCCTTATGAATTATCGAAAGATGCTAACATTACTCAAGAATAA
- the asnB gene encoding asparagine synthase (glutamine-hydrolyzing) has product MCGITGLFAFNEIGRMQAIHLQRANDKITHRGPNASGIFNSHFVHLGHRRLSIIDLSEGANQPMNDISDRYTIVFNGEIYNFLDIKKQLSVKGVKFTTSSDTEVLLYAYIHYGKKCVELFNGFFAFAIYDNQEDSLFIARDRMGIKPLLYAVDEDKIVFASEMSALLEFGIDKKVDPTSIYQLLQLTYIPTPNSIFKGIKKLPQGHCMFIKNKKVDISPYYSLKEATSTPLTISYDEAKKQLVEILDQSIHDRMIADVPLGAFLSGGIDSSAIVALASRHTDQLQTFSIGYKNEPLFDETHYAELVAKKYKTNHTAFQLTPDDFYQHLFEMLDNYGEPFADASAIAVNILCKETKKNVTIALSGDGADEMFAGYNKHYGEWKSRQGGLLPSLVKNLTPLLKKLPQSRNSSIGNKIRQAVKFGDGLSLSPKERYWFQCCWRDTNSTDQILNNSFRENINSTEFLNRKNAITAAIDGKGINDVLYADLNGLLVNDMLFKVDSMSMLNSLEVRVPFLDHRVVEFAMRLPTSYKINENMKKRVLQDAFKPLLPEELYKRPKHGFEVPLMNGYKTVLRPWINELLDKDFVIEQGVFNVEYTEALKQLIFNSSNYDQNQVWSILTLQHWWKKYKPMLNH; this is encoded by the coding sequence ATGTGCGGAATTACAGGGTTATTTGCTTTCAATGAAATTGGAAGAATGCAAGCAATTCATCTTCAAAGAGCAAATGATAAAATTACTCATAGAGGACCAAATGCTTCCGGTATTTTTAATAGTCATTTTGTACATCTTGGACATAGAAGATTGTCAATTATTGATCTTAGTGAAGGAGCAAATCAACCAATGAATGATATCTCTGATAGATATACCATTGTTTTTAACGGTGAGATTTATAATTTTCTTGACATCAAAAAGCAACTTTCTGTAAAGGGTGTAAAATTCACAACCTCCTCTGATACAGAAGTTTTATTATACGCTTATATACATTACGGTAAAAAATGTGTTGAACTGTTTAATGGTTTCTTTGCATTTGCAATTTATGATAATCAAGAAGATAGCTTATTTATTGCTAGAGACAGAATGGGTATTAAGCCTTTACTTTATGCTGTAGATGAAGATAAGATTGTATTTGCTAGTGAAATGTCAGCGCTATTAGAATTTGGAATCGATAAAAAAGTTGACCCTACATCTATATATCAATTATTACAGCTTACTTATATACCTACTCCTAATTCTATTTTTAAAGGAATAAAGAAGTTACCTCAAGGGCACTGCATGTTTATAAAGAATAAGAAAGTGGACATTTCTCCTTATTATTCTCTTAAAGAAGCCACCTCTACCCCTTTAACTATTAGTTATGATGAGGCTAAAAAACAATTAGTCGAGATTTTAGATCAATCTATTCATGACAGAATGATTGCAGATGTACCTCTAGGGGCATTTCTTAGTGGAGGAATTGATTCTTCTGCTATTGTGGCTTTAGCTTCTAGACATACTGATCAATTACAAACTTTTTCTATTGGGTATAAAAATGAGCCATTATTTGATGAAACTCATTATGCAGAATTAGTAGCTAAAAAATATAAAACAAATCACACTGCATTTCAATTAACTCCAGACGACTTCTATCAACATTTATTCGAAATGTTAGATAATTATGGAGAACCTTTTGCTGATGCCTCTGCAATTGCTGTAAATATACTTTGTAAAGAGACCAAGAAAAATGTTACCATTGCACTATCAGGCGATGGGGCAGATGAAATGTTTGCGGGGTATAATAAACATTATGGCGAATGGAAATCTAGACAAGGTGGTTTACTTCCTTCTTTAGTCAAAAATCTAACACCATTATTAAAAAAATTACCACAAAGTAGAAACTCATCAATTGGAAATAAAATTAGACAAGCTGTAAAGTTTGGTGATGGTTTATCACTTAGCCCTAAAGAAAGATATTGGTTCCAATGTTGTTGGAGAGATACAAATTCTACAGATCAAATTCTTAATAATTCTTTTAGAGAGAATATTAATTCAACTGAATTCTTAAATAGAAAAAATGCAATAACCGCTGCTATTGATGGAAAAGGAATTAATGATGTTCTATATGCAGACCTTAACGGACTCTTGGTTAACGATATGCTTTTTAAAGTTGATTCGATGTCTATGTTAAACAGTTTAGAAGTTAGAGTTCCCTTTTTAGATCATAGAGTTGTTGAATTCGCTATGCGACTTCCAACATCTTATAAAATAAATGAGAACATGAAAAAACGTGTTCTTCAAGATGCATTTAAACCACTACTACCTGAAGAACTTTATAAACGTCCAAAACATGGTTTTGAAGTTCCGTTAATGAACGGTTATAAAACTGTACTTAGACCTTGGATAAATGAACTTTTAGACAAAGATTTTGTTATTGAACAGGGAGTCTTTAATGTTGAATATACAGAAGCATTAAAGCAATTAATCTTCAATTCATCCAATTATGATCAGAATCAAGTATGGTCTATTTTAACATTGCAACATTGGTGGAAAAAATATAAACCAATGCTTAATCATTAA
- the chrA gene encoding chromate efflux transporter has protein sequence MNNFPRIAEVFFVMFKLGCLAFGGPAAHIAMLEEEVVQKRKWMTRDHFLDLVGATNLIPGPNSTEMTMHCGHERAGFIGLIVGGISFIFPAVVLTGILGWAYVTYGDLPNIAPFIYGIKPAVLAIIASAIYKLGKKALKSIELGVLGILTILLSILGFNEITALLVTGLLGVLYFSFKNSSQSSKKAFLPLLITNSLSISSLTSSTIFLTFLKVGAVLYGSGYVLFAYLDAEFVATGILTRGELMDAIAIGQFTPGPVLSTVTFVGYQLDGISGALLATLGIFLPSFILVVLLNPIIPKLRNSKIVGYFLDSVNIASVAIMIIVLFQMGVDIASSWQGIIIAILSCIATFGLKKSNPMWIVLGGSLGGYLLHLV, from the coding sequence ATGAATAACTTTCCCCGCATTGCAGAAGTATTTTTTGTGATGTTTAAATTAGGTTGCTTAGCATTTGGTGGACCTGCAGCTCATATTGCTATGCTTGAAGAAGAAGTTGTCCAAAAAAGAAAATGGATGACAAGAGATCACTTTCTAGATCTAGTTGGTGCTACAAATCTAATACCCGGTCCTAATTCTACAGAAATGACTATGCATTGTGGTCATGAAAGAGCTGGTTTTATTGGGCTAATTGTTGGTGGCATTTCTTTTATATTTCCAGCTGTTGTACTAACAGGAATTTTAGGGTGGGCATATGTTACTTATGGTGATTTGCCAAATATAGCTCCTTTCATTTACGGTATAAAACCAGCTGTATTAGCTATTATAGCTTCAGCAATTTATAAATTAGGAAAAAAAGCTCTTAAAAGTATTGAATTAGGAGTCTTAGGAATACTTACAATTTTGCTAAGTATTTTAGGATTTAATGAAATTACTGCTCTTTTAGTTACTGGGCTTTTAGGTGTTTTGTATTTCTCTTTTAAAAATTCATCACAATCATCTAAAAAAGCCTTTCTCCCTTTATTGATTACAAATTCTTTATCTATTTCTTCCCTAACATCAAGTACTATATTTTTAACTTTCTTAAAAGTGGGTGCTGTATTATATGGAAGTGGCTATGTATTATTTGCGTATTTAGATGCTGAATTCGTAGCAACAGGTATTCTAACTAGAGGAGAATTAATGGATGCAATTGCAATTGGCCAATTTACACCAGGTCCTGTTTTATCGACAGTTACTTTTGTAGGCTATCAATTGGACGGTATTAGTGGTGCTCTTTTAGCTACTTTAGGTATATTTTTACCATCATTTATATTAGTTGTTTTACTAAACCCTATCATACCAAAGCTCAGGAATTCTAAAATAGTAGGCTATTTTCTAGATAGTGTTAATATCGCATCGGTAGCAATTATGATTATAGTCCTTTTTCAAATGGGAGTAGATATTGCTTCTAGCTGGCAAGGTATTATAATTGCAATATTAAGTTGCATTGCTACATTTGGTTTAAAAAAATCGAATCCAATGTGGATTGTTTTAGGAGGAAGTTTAGGAGGTTATTTACTCCACCTTGTTTAA